One Sulfolobus sp. S-194 DNA segment encodes these proteins:
- a CDS encoding nucleoside hydrolase — protein sequence MRKAIFDTDTASDDAIALMLALDYFEVLGVTIVAGNVKFENEVSNALFTLEYLNKSDIPVYLGAQRPLLGQWRTVEEVHGKNGFGDWEYPSPLKKPESEFAADAIIRFSKEYEGELEILAVSPLTNIALAYLKDPKITNRIRKIWIMGGAFTRGNTTEIAEFNFWVDPEAAQIVLNAGFDITIVPWEIAEESATITDEEWNKIEDSKTKRSEFFLKVNRVLREYSKSVGSRGSVHPDSLTVTIAYDNSVAIEKVRKYVNVELCSRSRGAMLIDWYSLNRRRPNAEVVIKADSQKFKKYLFDSLLKA from the coding sequence GTGAGAAAAGCTATATTTGATACAGATACTGCTAGTGATGATGCAATAGCCCTTATGTTAGCTTTAGATTACTTTGAAGTACTAGGAGTTACAATAGTTGCAGGAAATGTGAAATTTGAGAATGAGGTAAGTAATGCTCTGTTTACACTAGAGTACTTAAATAAATCAGATATTCCAGTGTATTTAGGTGCACAGAGACCATTACTTGGTCAATGGAGAACAGTTGAAGAAGTTCATGGTAAAAATGGCTTTGGAGATTGGGAATATCCAAGTCCATTGAAGAAACCTGAAAGCGAGTTTGCAGCAGATGCAATAATTAGATTCTCTAAGGAATATGAAGGAGAATTAGAAATTTTAGCTGTATCTCCTTTAACTAATATAGCCTTAGCTTATCTAAAAGATCCGAAAATTACTAATAGAATAAGAAAAATATGGATAATGGGCGGTGCATTTACTAGAGGAAATACAACTGAAATAGCTGAATTTAATTTCTGGGTAGATCCTGAAGCCGCACAAATAGTACTAAATGCTGGATTTGATATAACAATAGTTCCCTGGGAGATAGCAGAGGAAAGCGCCACTATAACAGATGAAGAGTGGAATAAAATAGAAGATAGTAAGACTAAAAGATCTGAATTTTTCCTTAAAGTGAATAGAGTTTTAAGAGAGTACTCTAAATCAGTAGGTTCCAGAGGAAGTGTTCATCCCGATTCGTTAACTGTAACAATAGCCTATGATAATTCTGTTGCTATTGAAAAGGTAAGGAAGTATGTTAATGTTGAGTTATGTTCTAGATCACGTGGTGCAATGTTAATAGATTGGTATAGTTTAAATAGAAGAAGACCCAATGCTGAAGTAGTAATTAAGGCAGATTCTCAAAAATTTAAGAAGTATCTCTTTGATTCTCTTTTAAAAGCTTAG
- a CDS encoding FAD-dependent oxidoreductase has product MADLTIIGSGITGLLISKLFNGESEIYENIREIEKLNSNASLWTIIPPLCGKYKQICEDSINFYEELGNKYNIFHKRIYTLTDKELSNNIISEGELANLEPNIRINSTLRKIENSFFIEGEELIKKLALENNIKFGKRVVSVEVENNEVKYIKLSSGEKISVKRLIIAGGYGIKELYPIDLIPYKGHLVISKSSYSLTGIIHYKGKIIVKGENNLYINGDSVNDSSLSFDYEIIKDHIYTVSQIFPLDMNLKIRVGIRSVSSDGEPIVKKIYKNTVIVTGFRFGFALAPYLAKEALRIIEEI; this is encoded by the coding sequence ATGGCTGATTTAACTATAATCGGTTCTGGGATCACGGGGCTACTTATATCAAAGCTTTTTAACGGAGAAAGTGAGATATATGAAAACATAAGAGAGATAGAAAAACTTAATTCTAATGCAAGTTTGTGGACAATTATACCTCCTTTATGTGGAAAATATAAACAAATTTGCGAAGATTCCATAAATTTTTATGAAGAGCTAGGTAATAAATATAATATTTTTCATAAAAGGATATATACTTTAACAGATAAAGAACTCAGTAATAACATAATAAGTGAAGGTGAATTAGCAAATTTAGAACCAAACATAAGGATAAATAGTACGCTAAGAAAAATAGAAAATAGTTTCTTTATTGAAGGTGAGGAATTAATCAAAAAATTAGCTCTTGAAAATAACATTAAATTTGGGAAAAGGGTTGTATCCGTAGAAGTAGAAAATAATGAAGTTAAATATATAAAATTAAGTTCAGGTGAAAAAATATCGGTTAAAAGATTAATAATTGCTGGAGGATATGGAATTAAAGAACTATACCCAATTGATCTTATTCCTTATAAAGGACATCTTGTGATTTCAAAATCTTCCTACAGTTTAACTGGAATTATCCATTATAAAGGTAAAATAATAGTAAAAGGAGAAAATAACCTCTATATAAATGGAGATTCTGTTAATGATTCTTCTCTTTCTTTTGACTATGAGATAATTAAAGATCATATTTACACGGTATCTCAAATTTTTCCCTTAGATATGAATTTGAAAATAAGAGTGGGAATTAGAAGCGTATCTAGTGACGGCGAACCAATAGTTAAAAAAATATACAAAAATACTGTAATAGTTACCGGTTTTAGATTTGGTTTTGCCTTAGCACCTTATTTAGCTAAAGAAGCTTTAAGAATAATTGAGGAGATTTAG
- a CDS encoding CBS domain-containing protein: MDTTIGVIGNKVVHVIKENDSVKTAAEEMRKHNLGALVVIDENDKVVGIITERDIVKVAAEGKLDAKVKDYMTRNVIGVTEDTPITDALEIMLDHGFRHLPIIGKDGKVIGIVSIRDLSKAILDPHFFQFKKEATDVKGSGYVCPVCGMEIDEYGYCGCGAGSG; the protein is encoded by the coding sequence ATGGATACTACTATTGGTGTTATAGGAAATAAAGTTGTTCATGTTATAAAAGAAAATGATAGTGTGAAAACTGCAGCCGAAGAAATGAGAAAGCATAATTTAGGTGCACTAGTTGTGATTGATGAGAATGATAAGGTTGTTGGGATAATAACTGAAAGAGATATAGTGAAAGTTGCAGCTGAAGGCAAATTAGACGCTAAAGTTAAAGACTATATGACGAGAAATGTAATAGGAGTTACTGAAGATACGCCAATTACAGATGCATTAGAAATTATGTTAGATCATGGATTCAGACATTTACCAATTATAGGTAAAGACGGAAAGGTCATAGGTATAGTATCTATTAGAGATTTATCAAAGGCTATACTAGATCCTCATTTCTTTCAATTTAAAAAAGAAGCTACCGATGTAAAAGGTTCTGGTTATGTTTGTCCAGTATGTGGTATGGAAATTGACGAATATGGCTACTGTGGTTGTGGTGCAGGATCTGGGTAA
- a CDS encoding YhbY family RNA-binding protein translates to MDGQEDTNYSIKQLIKKAKANHANVRIGKKGVTEEIINEIKRRLKEHKVVKIKIGIEVEDRKEFARKIAELTEAKLIEVRGFTFILAKENDSN, encoded by the coding sequence GTGGATGGACAAGAAGATACAAATTACAGTATAAAACAACTAATAAAAAAAGCAAAAGCTAATCATGCGAATGTAAGAATAGGCAAAAAAGGAGTAACAGAAGAAATCATAAATGAAATAAAAAGACGACTAAAGGAGCATAAAGTAGTTAAGATAAAAATAGGAATAGAAGTAGAAGATAGAAAAGAGTTTGCCAGAAAAATTGCTGAACTTACTGAGGCAAAACTTATTGAAGTAAGAGGATTTACATTTATTTTAGCGAAGGAAAATGATAGCAATTGA
- a CDS encoding MqnA/MqnD/SBP family protein — protein MVTIKVGPLADSGDLYPFIPLIEGIIKPEGFNLEFEVITTVQDTNEKVLKKEIDVAVPSAAMYPYIQDDYYILGNAIASAIDGITGMPVISLTPLSIEDLKKSRIIVHGHNTTAYTLYKLLIGKYNKLVIVKKVLDEIKALGKEGDVLVAVHEIKMMYALEKLGIKVNRVTSMWDLWKNLAGNVPMPLGTVVINKDLGKDIALKFKEVYEKSKKYAEKHIDEIIRKDAEIMREAHKENIDEEIVRKTIWADIQEYNVPLEDVKRGMEIFYNLTAERGILPKVKKIDII, from the coding sequence ATGGTAACAATAAAAGTTGGCCCACTAGCTGATTCTGGAGACCTATATCCCTTTATACCATTAATTGAAGGAATAATAAAACCCGAAGGTTTTAATTTAGAATTCGAGGTAATTACAACAGTCCAAGATACTAATGAAAAAGTATTAAAGAAGGAAATTGATGTAGCAGTACCTTCAGCAGCTATGTACCCATATATACAAGATGACTATTACATTCTAGGAAATGCAATTGCATCCGCTATAGATGGCATAACTGGAATGCCTGTAATATCACTTACTCCTCTATCAATTGAAGATTTAAAGAAGTCAAGAATTATTGTACATGGTCATAATACTACAGCATATACACTTTACAAACTCTTGATAGGGAAGTATAATAAACTAGTCATTGTAAAGAAAGTGCTAGATGAGATAAAAGCCTTAGGAAAAGAGGGAGATGTGCTAGTGGCAGTTCATGAGATAAAAATGATGTATGCTTTAGAAAAACTTGGAATAAAAGTTAATAGAGTAACTAGTATGTGGGACTTATGGAAAAACTTGGCAGGAAACGTTCCTATGCCTTTAGGAACTGTAGTGATTAATAAAGACTTAGGAAAGGATATTGCTCTTAAATTCAAAGAGGTTTATGAAAAAAGTAAGAAGTATGCAGAGAAACATATTGATGAAATTATAAGAAAAGATGCAGAGATAATGAGAGAAGCACATAAAGAAAATATTGATGAAGAAATAGTAAGAAAGACGATCTGGGCTGATATACAAGAATATAATGTACCATTAGAAGACGTAAAAAGAGGTATGGAAATATTCTATAATTTAACAGCGGAAAGAGGAATATTACCCAAAGTAAAAAAAATTGATATCATATAA
- a CDS encoding 16S rRNA methyltransferase, whose translation MKINLILLDSSLELVPKEIASHPAVIRNAKKRNKKPEHTILDISLHYHAMKKLPNWRKRGRPDIIHLALLMFLTEKTPIKGEVYIHTIDGKIVYVNSDMRPPKNYNRFIGLAEQLLLHGQVPINNANPLMKILNIKLTDLKSKYKIGILSEDGKKVTPEELCNLGENWLLGVGAFPHGDFSEEIKSVADEYFSISNYKLETHQVICRIISACLQQLGWP comes from the coding sequence GTGAAAATCAACCTTATATTACTTGACTCATCCCTAGAGTTAGTTCCAAAAGAAATAGCTTCTCATCCAGCTGTAATTAGAAATGCAAAGAAAAGGAATAAAAAGCCAGAACATACAATTTTAGATATTTCGTTACATTATCACGCAATGAAAAAACTTCCAAATTGGCGGAAGAGAGGCAGGCCAGATATTATACATTTAGCACTTTTAATGTTTCTTACAGAGAAAACTCCGATAAAGGGAGAGGTTTATATTCATACGATAGATGGTAAAATTGTATACGTAAATAGCGATATGAGACCTCCTAAGAATTATAATAGATTTATTGGACTAGCTGAACAGCTTTTGTTGCATGGTCAAGTTCCAATAAATAACGCAAATCCTTTAATGAAAATATTAAACATTAAACTGACTGATCTAAAGAGTAAGTATAAAATAGGTATATTAAGTGAAGATGGTAAAAAAGTAACACCAGAGGAGTTATGTAATTTAGGAGAAAATTGGTTACTTGGTGTTGGTGCTTTTCCTCATGGTGATTTCTCAGAGGAAATTAAAAGTGTTGCTGATGAGTATTTTTCTATAAGCAATTATAAATTGGAAACTCACCAGGTGATATGCAGGATCATTTCTGCCTGTCTTCAACAGTTAGGTTGGCCTTAG
- a CDS encoding archaea-specific SMC-related protein — translation MKVRVSNIGGITRELTISVEKGLTLYKAPNAYGKTSLTKALVSLLTSSITAADLLNVFSDEGYVEVELDNKLYYRRFHRIKNKIEEEKNLIMDDDRSLLLSYFSPENQLLARIITGDENVEWFISKTSKVQELKAKKEELERKLAELKTRQEELTKKYQEIKDISRELERVNEEIDRLERERKNLQKNAAQTIILTRQNRLTELKSRVETRQKELRDNQARLEKLDKEIEELKQKADQTLKEKIRSELAELDKKLQELSSKKNNIDIEIGVLNRVLDEIKESEKEHASVCHVCGSKVDPSIWKTRMDIISKELENANRSKNELLTELNSTIARKNELEAKIKEIEKAEKMLAEKQIQRENLAIKIETIKHQIAEYERQIKELEEKINEINEIYSMGEGESEIDKKLEELKKKRGDLEYQLQTLGVSSKILEEITTVQNQIEEITKQIDDLQREYIRRLTVIRERFTEMATSLLKELEFDFTAEIDNNYRLIVKRMGAQLEIRKLSSSERTTLALILVLVALKEYFKTPYFIIDESFMTFDQKRFEKLVKYLNGVVDYIIITKSDEMVQLTNEIIPATMAHQVVS, via the coding sequence ATGAAGGTTAGAGTATCAAATATAGGAGGAATAACTAGGGAACTTACTATATCAGTCGAAAAAGGACTAACACTATATAAAGCACCAAATGCCTACGGAAAAACGTCCTTAACAAAGGCATTAGTTTCTCTCTTAACCTCTTCAATAACGGCTGCAGATCTATTAAATGTTTTTAGTGATGAAGGTTATGTAGAGGTGGAACTCGATAACAAACTATATTATAGAAGATTTCATAGAATAAAGAACAAAATAGAAGAAGAAAAGAATTTAATAATGGATGATGATAGATCATTGTTACTTTCTTATTTCTCTCCAGAGAATCAGTTATTAGCTAGAATTATTACTGGAGATGAAAATGTTGAATGGTTTATTTCGAAAACATCTAAAGTTCAAGAATTAAAAGCAAAAAAGGAAGAATTAGAAAGAAAACTAGCTGAACTTAAGACAAGACAGGAAGAATTAACAAAAAAATATCAAGAAATTAAAGATATCAGCAGGGAATTAGAAAGAGTAAATGAGGAAATAGATAGACTAGAAAGAGAAAGAAAGAATTTACAGAAAAACGCCGCACAAACCATAATTCTTACAAGGCAAAATAGGTTAACTGAGCTAAAGAGTAGAGTAGAAACTAGACAAAAAGAACTGAGAGATAACCAAGCTAGATTAGAAAAACTTGATAAAGAAATTGAGGAACTTAAGCAAAAAGCAGATCAAACTTTAAAGGAAAAAATTAGAAGTGAATTAGCTGAGTTAGATAAAAAACTACAAGAATTAAGCTCCAAAAAGAACAATATAGATATAGAAATTGGAGTACTCAATAGAGTTCTTGATGAAATTAAAGAATCAGAAAAAGAGCACGCATCAGTATGCCATGTATGTGGAAGTAAGGTAGACCCATCTATATGGAAAACAAGAATGGACATTATATCAAAGGAATTAGAAAATGCTAATAGAAGCAAAAATGAGCTTTTAACCGAATTAAATTCTACTATAGCTAGGAAAAACGAACTAGAAGCAAAAATTAAAGAAATAGAAAAAGCAGAAAAAATGTTAGCTGAGAAGCAAATTCAAAGAGAAAACCTAGCGATAAAAATAGAAACTATTAAGCATCAAATAGCTGAGTATGAGAGACAGATAAAGGAATTAGAGGAAAAAATAAATGAAATAAATGAAATTTATTCTATGGGAGAAGGAGAAAGCGAGATTGATAAGAAGCTAGAAGAATTAAAGAAAAAGAGGGGAGACTTAGAATATCAGTTACAAACTTTAGGAGTTTCAAGCAAGATTCTTGAGGAAATTACTACTGTGCAGAACCAGATAGAAGAAATAACAAAACAAATAGATGATTTACAAAGAGAATATATTAGAAGGTTAACTGTAATTAGAGAAAGATTTACTGAGATGGCAACATCATTACTTAAAGAACTAGAATTTGATTTCACTGCTGAAATTGATAATAATTATAGACTTATAGTAAAAAGAATGGGAGCTCAGCTAGAAATTAGAAAGCTTTCGTCATCTGAAAGAACAACATTAGCATTAATCTTGGTATTAGTTGCTCTAAAAGAATACTTCAAGACTCCATACTTCATAATTGACGAATCATTTATGACTTTCGATCAAAAAAGATTTGAAAAACTAGTAAAATATCTAAATGGAGTTGTAGATTATATAATCATAACGAAGAGCGACGAAATGGTACAGCTAACTAATGAGATAATTCCGGCGACCATGGCACATCAAGTTGTTTCATGA
- a CDS encoding ribonuclease P has protein sequence MVRVKNVKIYKKRSLQLIRLAIELAKNNNIELARMYIKLALLYSRKLRFKIPIEYKRLFCRKCFTPLIIGVTERRRIKNKVLVRTCLYCGWTRRYKLQYKTTNKKSKS, from the coding sequence ATGGTCAGAGTAAAAAATGTGAAGATATATAAAAAGAGATCATTACAGCTTATAAGACTAGCAATTGAGCTTGCTAAAAATAATAATATAGAGCTCGCAAGGATGTATATAAAGCTTGCATTGCTTTATTCAAGGAAATTAAGGTTTAAAATACCAATAGAGTACAAAAGATTATTTTGTAGAAAATGTTTTACGCCTCTTATCATAGGAGTCACTGAAAGAAGAAGAATAAAAAATAAAGTCTTAGTAAGAACATGTTTATATTGTGGATGGACAAGAAGATACAAATTACAGTATAAAACAACTAATAAAAAAAGCAAAAGCTAA
- a CDS encoding D-aminoacyl-tRNA deacylase, translated as MDIRIVYSIQDVVGKTIKELGYKFEEINEDIIDFRYEKGDVIVVFSRHESSSKIPSLTVHYPGNPTDKTMGGEAKKLGIAFPSLLTSIYREIRKINTDIEKAIEATHHGPTYQHVPIIFVEIGSSKEYWENKELVKTLIEATLRGIEKYKDIECENKIVGFGGTHYTPYFSLLAEKSCLGHIISKYYLAELSNEVILQTVNNTIEKIDTVMFDNVNFKIREKIVNVLANYELNFKFR; from the coding sequence ATGGATATTAGAATTGTTTATTCAATTCAAGATGTTGTAGGTAAAACAATAAAAGAACTTGGATACAAGTTTGAAGAAATTAATGAAGACATCATAGACTTTAGATACGAAAAAGGAGACGTTATAGTAGTTTTTTCAAGGCATGAGAGTTCTTCTAAAATACCATCTTTAACTGTTCATTACCCTGGTAATCCCACTGATAAGACAATGGGTGGTGAAGCAAAGAAATTAGGTATAGCTTTTCCTTCACTGTTGACCTCAATTTATAGGGAAATAAGAAAAATTAATACAGATATAGAAAAAGCTATAGAGGCTACGCATCATGGGCCCACCTATCAACATGTTCCAATCATCTTTGTAGAGATAGGTAGTTCTAAGGAATATTGGGAAAACAAAGAACTTGTAAAAACTTTAATAGAGGCTACATTGAGGGGTATAGAGAAATATAAGGACATAGAATGTGAAAATAAAATAGTAGGTTTCGGAGGGACACATTATACCCCATATTTTTCTCTATTAGCCGAAAAGAGTTGTTTAGGGCATATAATCTCTAAATACTATCTAGCAGAACTTTCTAACGAAGTTATATTACAAACAGTTAATAATACAATAGAAAAGATTGACACAGTTATGTTTGATAATGTAAACTTTAAGATTAGAGAAAAGATAGTTAATGTGTTAGCTAATTATGAATTAAACTTCAAGTTTAGATAA
- a CDS encoding 2,3-diphosphoglycerate-dependent phosphoglycerate mutase, with translation MAVIAFIRHGQSISNVNRILSDDINTYPLTDEGRRQAYNTANELKKISPKKIYSSPVLRAYQTAMIIGEVLNIIPIIDDRLRERELGELNNTKIDQFDHWKLRVARKELNIKGVEPWDSLKRRMVNFVESVIKEEEIVIAVSHFDPIRAFLAYILDLDDISAWGLHIPNASITIVRCESINNCRILSIGAPIITNELLSKLEV, from the coding sequence ATGGCAGTAATTGCATTCATTAGACATGGTCAATCTATTTCGAACGTAAATAGGATTTTATCAGATGATATAAATACGTATCCTTTAACTGATGAAGGAAGAAGACAAGCTTACAATACCGCAAATGAACTTAAAAAAATATCACCTAAGAAAATATACAGTAGCCCAGTTTTAAGAGCTTACCAAACAGCTATGATAATAGGCGAGGTTTTAAATATCATTCCTATTATAGACGATAGGTTAAGAGAAAGAGAGCTGGGAGAATTAAATAATACTAAAATAGACCAATTTGACCATTGGAAATTAAGAGTAGCAAGAAAAGAGCTTAATATAAAAGGAGTAGAACCGTGGGATTCATTAAAGAGAAGAATGGTTAACTTTGTAGAAAGCGTAATAAAAGAAGAGGAAATAGTAATTGCAGTTAGCCATTTTGATCCTATTAGAGCTTTTTTAGCTTATATTTTAGATCTTGATGATATTTCTGCATGGGGGCTACATATTCCTAATGCCAGCATAACTATTGTTAGATGTGAAAGTATTAATAATTGTAGAATTTTATCTATTGGTGCTCCAATAATTACTAATGAACTATTATCTAAACTTGAAGTTTAA
- the trxA gene encoding thioredoxin, protein MTTEKDPELEKLLEKKAKELMSQKPKGEVVHLDSKNFDSFLASHKIAVIDFWAEWCAPCLILAPIIEELAEDYPQVGFGKLNSDENPDIAARYGVMSLPTVIFFKDGEPVDEIIGAVPREELEIRIKNLLGE, encoded by the coding sequence ATGACAACTGAGAAAGACCCTGAATTAGAAAAATTGCTAGAGAAGAAAGCTAAAGAACTTATGAGCCAAAAGCCCAAAGGGGAAGTAGTTCATTTAGATAGTAAAAACTTTGACTCTTTCTTAGCTTCACATAAAATCGCAGTAATTGATTTTTGGGCAGAGTGGTGTGCACCATGTTTAATCCTTGCACCCATAATTGAGGAATTAGCAGAAGATTATCCACAAGTCGGCTTTGGAAAGTTAAACAGCGATGAAAATCCAGACATTGCTGCAAGATACGGTGTCATGAGCCTGCCAACAGTCATCTTCTTTAAAGATGGTGAGCCTGTAGATGAAATTATAGGTGCTGTTCCAAGAGAAGAACTAGAGATAAGAATTAAGAATTTATTAGGTGAATAA
- the yjjX gene encoding inosine/xanthosine triphosphatase translates to MRIIKMFVAIGSANKAKVEAVKEALKIIGLNAEVISVNVESGVSSQPFCHETFVGAKNRAYNALNVTHADIGIGIEGGICYYENKYLAFAVVYAANKEGLENFSFSMAFSLPSTMVKHILEGKELGEATDLIFSTKDSKQHEGAIGYLTKVITRKELYIQPVIAALYPFYNKIE, encoded by the coding sequence ATGAGGATAATAAAAATGTTTGTCGCAATAGGTTCAGCAAACAAAGCTAAAGTTGAAGCTGTAAAGGAAGCTTTAAAAATTATAGGTCTTAATGCTGAAGTAATAAGCGTAAATGTAGAATCTGGAGTTTCTTCTCAACCGTTTTGCCATGAGACTTTTGTTGGTGCTAAAAATAGGGCTTATAATGCTTTAAACGTAACACATGCAGATATAGGAATAGGAATCGAAGGAGGTATTTGTTATTACGAGAATAAGTACTTAGCCTTTGCTGTAGTTTATGCTGCAAATAAAGAAGGTTTAGAAAATTTCTCTTTTTCAATGGCATTTTCTCTTCCGTCTACGATGGTTAAACATATTCTTGAAGGTAAAGAATTAGGAGAAGCTACAGATTTAATTTTTTCAACTAAGGATAGTAAACAACATGAAGGTGCAATAGGATATTTAACTAAAGTGATTACAAGAAAAGAACTTTATATTCAACCAGTAATAGCTGCACTTTATCCATTCTATAATAAAATAGAATAA
- a CDS encoding DUF371 domain-containing protein, with product MIAIDTVKAYGHNNVKATHRSTLEITKDNYLTPKGDCIIGINANKGAYDLSPAVKQLIKKGGYVYVIIKVNDMIDIIHGYGNENLTLENPNKIIIRKSNYTADNSTIMIKADKSAKDIKREIIKELKENKAQLMTYILASDLPLEDYQILRIIVNWNPSISA from the coding sequence ATGATAGCAATTGATACTGTTAAAGCATATGGACATAATAACGTAAAAGCTACCCATAGAAGTACCCTAGAAATTACAAAGGATAATTATCTGACTCCTAAAGGAGATTGCATTATTGGAATAAATGCTAATAAAGGAGCATATGATCTTTCTCCAGCAGTAAAACAATTGATAAAGAAGGGTGGATACGTATATGTGATTATAAAGGTAAACGATATGATTGACATTATACATGGTTATGGTAATGAAAATTTAACTTTAGAAAATCCAAACAAAATAATTATTAGAAAATCTAATTACACAGCAGATAACTCAACAATTATGATTAAAGCTGATAAATCAGCTAAAGATATAAAAAGGGAAATAATCAAAGAACTTAAGGAAAATAAAGCTCAATTAATGACCTATATTTTAGCATCTGACCTTCCCCTTGAAGATTATCAGATCCTTAGAATAATCGTTAACTGGAATCCATCTATCTCCGCCTAA
- a CDS encoding methyltransferase domain-containing protein: protein MICIKVEKNNAIDVISNFISDIFSIFTDGKYIYIELSSSKKIEKYEVVDCSKIKKRTPKLSDLIPGIRSFYLIGDILLISPKREIDTNLLSQIILKINPKVKTIFLRKKVEGKLRINELKFIGGEYKTITIYRENNINFFIDIAKVYVNPSLANERLELSKEIECNKYILDAFCGYGAFTLYLLLKCSYVVAGDLNIDGLYMLKKSLSLNKLRGYVDIVQYDAAFLPFRDKAFNIIIADNPTMIVNFKEELCRTGNEIIFYVLAKNEKEAKEKLGGDRWIPVNDYSKDLIIFKGKVRC from the coding sequence ATGATATGCATAAAGGTAGAAAAGAATAATGCGATAGATGTTATAAGCAATTTTATATCTGATATTTTTTCAATTTTTACAGATGGAAAATATATCTATATAGAATTAAGTTCTAGTAAAAAAATAGAAAAATATGAAGTTGTAGATTGTTCGAAGATTAAAAAGAGGACGCCCAAATTAAGTGATTTAATACCAGGAATTAGGAGTTTTTATCTTATTGGTGATATTTTATTAATTTCACCTAAAAGAGAGATAGACACAAATCTATTAAGTCAAATAATACTTAAAATAAATCCTAAAGTAAAAACGATATTTTTAAGAAAAAAAGTAGAAGGGAAATTAAGAATAAATGAGCTGAAGTTTATCGGAGGCGAATATAAAACAATTACTATATATAGAGAAAACAATATAAATTTCTTTATCGATATTGCTAAAGTTTATGTAAATCCTAGTTTAGCGAACGAAAGATTAGAATTATCTAAAGAAATAGAATGTAATAAATATATTTTAGACGCATTTTGTGGATATGGTGCATTTACGCTATACTTACTTTTAAAATGTAGTTATGTTGTAGCAGGAGATTTAAATATTGATGGTCTTTATATGTTAAAGAAATCTTTAAGTCTTAATAAGTTACGTGGTTATGTTGATATTGTACAATATGATGCAGCCTTTCTTCCTTTTAGAGATAAAGCTTTCAATATTATAATTGCTGACAATCCTACTATGATTGTTAATTTCAAAGAAGAATTATGTAGAACTGGAAATGAGATAATATTCTATGTTTTAGCGAAAAATGAAAAAGAAGCAAAAGAAAAATTAGGCGGAGATAGATGGATTCCAGTTAACGATTATTCTAAGGATCTGATAATCTTCAAGGGGAAGGTCAGATGCTAA